GAGCATCAGGTCCTCCATCCCTGTTTGACTTCTGAGTCACATGTCAAGCAGCTTCTCCAGGCCGTGTTCCACAGCCGCCACGTCCCATACTGTCCTGACGTTTGTTCATGGTTCCTGTCAGTAGCTGCTGTATTCTTCATGAGGTCACATTTGCTGTCACACATGatgaatgtctttctttcttccctcttcgCCTCACTTCAGTGTCCCGCTGTGTAAATGACATAACCGACAGTTATTATTCAGCACACGGTGGATTTTTCCAGTTCAGTATAAAACTCCAAACTTATTGTTGCTTTAACCTTCAGGTTATTGTCCACTAAATGCACCTCAGTTACAAAAGTGTGAGTGATAAAATGGTCAGACaggagtgtgtttctgtctgatcCAGTGAACCTGATACCTCAGGAGACTCCAAATTAAACGACAAAAAGTGTCACTTCCAGGAGCAACAGCGTCTGCTGAACGTCTACAAAGTTAACGTGAATTAAAGTGTTTTCATCAGCAGGAAGGAGGGATCTTTGTTGCCATGGCGTCGGCCAATGAGAGCGGGGAGCGTGATGATCAGACGGTTCCtggcggggaggaggaggaggaggaggagaggagtgtcCGAGGAATCCAGTCTCATTACCTCCGCTGTCCGTCCCCCAGGTAGGAGACCACCTGAGAGAgcttcaaacacacaacacaccagACTTATGTTTAAATACAAGGAAATTAAGAGACACATTCCACCATGAGCTGCACCTCCTTCCCTGGAAGATGAatatctgtatatctgtctGTACCATTCTCCCTTAATTGCTTCCCACATTAATGTAGGTGAGGCCTCATTGACAtataagtacaagtacttcagtttcttttccaTTAAAACATAAACGTTTGAAGGATCCAAACATGAGGCAGTGCAACCAATCAGACACGTTGTCTCAGTGAAGTGTTtgaaatgagaagagaaatgCAGATGTTATGTTTTAGAAGACGTTACTCATGACGTGtctctaaacccccccccccccccccccccccccccggccagTTTCTCCATGGCATCAGAGTCCAGGTTCTCCGTGATCTCCGGCTCTGACGCCGCGAGCATCTTCATGGAGCCCATCCACCTCTCATCAGCCATCGCCGCCAAGAAGATCATCAACGAGGGTGAGACAGGTGATGAGGACAGACAGCTTCTCAAGGTGTTTTCACCTGCTACATATTTGCCTTTGTGTTCAGCCGTATGTCCACAGCTCTATAAGCAAACACACGGTTTTCCTGGTGCATCTGTTTTCGGTGTTTGTGAGCATCCTTGTGTATTTGCAGCATGTATCAATCAGTTTAAAATCTCTAAAGAGTCTAAATAATGACAAACGTCCACCAGAGCCGTCGCCAGCATTCGTTTTTCAGGTTTTTAAGTTACTCTGATATGAAAATCTGTATTTTCTGGCTTATTTTCTCTCCACTGATGAATTGATCCAGCAGATAAGTTCCGGTTCAGGGTCAGGCTTCATCTCGTACAGGATAGAGATCAGATCAGGCCACCGTCCACACGGTCTCCTTAAGAATCTAATCAGTTAGTCTGCAGCGCTCTTCACTCCTCATAATGAAGCCCACATTCAACACCTCTAATCTGCTCAAATGCTCTTCAATTACAGTGAATCCACGTTTCAGTCCTTCAGCTCGTTACCGGGCGCAGAGAGGGAGGCGAGCTGATTGAGGAAATCAGCTCATATGACACATCACAGAGCAGCCCCCGAATCAGATGCTGACATTACTTTAGAGACATGTTTCATCTGCAGGGAGGACGATGATGTTTCTGTTAATGAGCATTCAGAGAGATGAAGAATGTGTTGGAATATGTGTGCGTCCGTCTCAGAGCTCGCTATAGGTACCAGTGAACCACACGCAGGAGCTGAAGGTCTTCAGGGGACGTTTGTCTTCTCTGCCATGATGGAGGCTTTGGGGTGTTCACAGTCAGTACATGCACCGTGTGTTGAAGCATCACCAAACCgtgtcctccctcctcagagCTGCCGCCGCGCGGCGTGCGCGCAGAGTCCATCCCAGAGTCCATGCTGGAGACCGCCGAGCAGCTGATGGTGGAAGACCTCTACAACCGGGTCAAGGACATGATTGACGACCGCAGCCCCTACAACACCCCCTGTGTGCTGGACATCCAGAGGACCATGGTCCAGGACCGCCTGGAGGCTCCCATCAACCCCGTGGACGAGGTGTGGCCCAACATCTTCATAGCCGAGAAGTGAGTCTCTGCAAGGCGGGAAACGTTCCGAGTGTGCTGAGAAACAGCAGCTCGACCAAACCATGTCCACTAAAGGTCTGCTGGTTCTGCAGCTTTCAACCAAATGAAAtatcttcatcagtggatgttTGCTCTCTTGAACagttccatgacaactgagcaaactgcCTTAGCTGATGAAGACCACGTGTTAGGGTTGAAAGCGTCAGTACAAGCTGTCTCATTGTTGTTCATTTCATACATAATAAGAcgattctttttctttttcagatctGTTGCGGTCAACAAGGCTCGTCTGAAGCGCATGGGCATCACCCACATCCTCAACACCGCCCACGGCACAGGGGTCTACACGGGCGAGTCTTTCTACGCCGGCATGAACATCCAGTACATGGGCATCGAGGTGGACGACTTCGCCGACGCCGACATCTCGGTGCACTTCCGGCCGACCGCCGAATTCTTGGACGAGGCTCTGCTGACGCACAAAGGTGAGACGTGGTTGTTCTGTCCGCCCTCCAGCGCTTTTGTCTCCattatctttcttttctttttccttcaggTGAcgatgatttcttctttttaaaagatggatcattttttattattcctCCTCCACCCGCAGAACATAAGCAATAATAAACcggttttatgtgttttattgcaGGAGACAAGTGTTCACACTTCATTATTTAACatcaaaatgcagttttttgtttttaaagaaaaagaggaaaagaaaagcataaaaaatagaaacagtcACATTCATAGATAtatacattaaaaagaaaagaaatttaaCGACATACTCTTTTGTatgatttcatttgaattgaattttgtcTTAATTTCTGCCGTGTTTCTGCTCGGCacttcagatttatttttttgtttcacgGAACAACACACTCATTCAATTCAGCAGATTTAACCAAAAGCATGTCCCTGTGGGGGTCCACGGTGATGCAATAAAAGATCCCAAACAGCTCAGCGGAAGCGTCTCCACACTTCACAGTTTCTGAGAAGTGCTTTGTGGACCACAGAGGCTTCATGGGTGTTCCAGGAAGAGGAGCTGACTGTCTCTCATTCATCGTCAGTGCTGCTTGAAGAcgtcagcagcagctttaattcTTCGAACATTTCGGAGGATTAACAGATTTGATTAATTCCCACATGTATGAACCAATTATATGACACGAGTTCAGCCAATAAATCCATCGGGCCACATATCAGCCGAGGTTATTTGACGTAACAAAATGACCCTGCACATGAACATTTATTGGTATAAATCGGTATGGGCCTCAAACTCCAGTGTCAGTCAGGCTAAaatcactgttttgttttcttgcaggcAAGGTTCTTGTGGTTTCCATGATGGGTATCAGTCGCTCTGCTGTCCTGGTGGCGTCCTACCTGATGATCTTCCAGCACATGAGCATCATGGAGGCCCTGACTTCCATGAGGAAGAAGCGTGCCATCAACCCCAACGAAGGCTTCCTGAAGCAGCTGCGAGAGCTCAACGAGAACCTGATGGAGGAGcgcgacgacgacgacgacacTCTCAGCCAGTGCTCTGTCATCGATGCCCGCACACGTGCTTGCATCTTCGGTGAGGGCGGGGATGACGATGATACTgataaagaggaagagcagagtaTGATCGAGGTGAAAGCCCACTCCATCatgatggaagaggaggaggatggagagagtgtgATGAGCAGCGTCgcctcctctgcagctgctgctgcactcagGAGTGGATTGATCGGAGCGCAGAACGGGCTGGACCACCAGGGACCCACCCATATTCAAGAAGAGGTTGTTCTACCTGAGCAGGAGGCCAGAGAAGATGGTGACGATGAGGCCGGTCTCGACAGCATGATCCGCGAGTGGCAGCGGAGGAACGAGAAATACCAGAACGACGACTGGTGGGAGGCGCAGCTGAACAGCGACGGCGAGGATGAAGAATCTCTCGCAGAGGGCCGACCGAAGAAGACGAAGGAAGGTGTAGACGCAGATGTGGAGAGTGTCACCAGCGAGGACGTACGAGCTGTGAAAGAGCGGTTGAAGCGTCGCAACAGACGTCTACCCTCGGACGCGATGTCCACCTCCAGCTGCACAAGTTACTCTGATCTTTGGAAACAGCGGTTGAGAGAAATCGAGGAACAAGCTGCTGCGCGCTACCACAAGAAAGAGGGCGACGAAGGTAGCGAGAGCACCGCtacagagggtggaggaggaggaaagaagaagatcGATGTCGAAGTGGAGAGCATCCTCTCTGACACCAGCTCCATGTACAACTTTTGCCAGAAGAACAAGGAGAAGATGTCGCCTTTGGAGCGTTGGCGCATCAAGAGGATCCAGTTTGGCTGGAACAAGAAAGATcgagaggatggagagaaaagttCTGtcggagatggagagaaaggtgACGGCGAGGGAGAAGCCAAGACTCCATCCTTCCAAGATGTCAACCTGACAGCGTATCAGTCGTGGAAGCTGAGGCAGCAGAAGCGTTTCGGGGAGGAGAACACGGATGAGATTTTAGAGCTGAGTCGGGGTGAGGACTCTGCTACCATCAAACGGAGGCAAAGACGCGAGGAGATCCTGGAGCGTTCAAAGAAAAATTTAGAAGAGAGTCAGTCCATGTGTGGCTGGGAGACTGAGAGCTGCATCAGCGGAGGTACGATACCCCTCTCCGCTTTCTGGGCTGGAGCCGGAGTCACGGGTCCACCGAGCGCCGCCAATGACGACAACATGTCCATGCTGAGCGGCAGGTCATCTGTCATATCTTCAGTCTCGCAGGCTCGCAGTACAAGATCAGCACACTCTGCAGTCCCAGTTAATCCCATGACACCAGTTCCTCCCATCCTCCCAGTTCCTACTGTCCAGGGCCCTGGAGGTGAACCGATGGTCAATCTGGCCAGCATCCAAAACTGGATCGCTAATGTCGTCTCTGAAACAATCAAACAGAAGCAAAGCGAGATGAGCTTGCCTCCTCCTTCACGTGCTGGATCGGAGCTTAGCTTTGGTGGAGCAACAAGCGTGATTTCAGGACGGGGCATGGATGATGATAAAGCCTCCTTGCTGAGCGGCGCTTCCTATTCCAGCGCACTGCCGCAGGGTCGCGGCAGGCCAGCATCAGTCCTCTCAGGTGGCGGGTCGAGCGGCATCTCTGGTGTCACTGGAAGAGGCTCTGCTCTGGGATCCACCCTTGGCTCCACCCTGGGctccaagaaaaacaagatcACCACCACCAGCGTCCCTCTTTTCAGCCTCTTCCAAGACCAGGTCAACATGGGCAAACTGGATGCCATGGACAAGGAGATCAAGTCCGAGATGAGGGGCAAGATGGCTACCTACGAAAAGAAGAAGATCCTGGAGGACAACAAGCGCAGCACCCTgtacaagaaaaagaaaccaaaggaggacgaagacgaggaggaggagagaaagaagaaagaggaggagttTCTTGAAGAAGcgaagaaaaaggagaaaccTACGAGGAGTTATGGCCTCTCTGGGTGCCTGAATCTCAAACCTGCGCTGGAGAAAGATAAGAACACCAGCATCGACGACTGGCTGAAGAGCGTCAGGCCTCCTCCGAGGAAAGCGGCCTCCGGAGCAGAAGCTGGCCCGTCAGAGGATCCCTACGACGATCTTGATGCCTCCGCCTCAGAATTCGACTTCTCGAGCCGCAGGGCCTCCTAtgctgcagatgaagaagaCGAGGACACTCATGGCGTTACTTCCAGATACAGGTCAAGGTTACATGAGGATCTGTCAGGTGAAGACGCAGAATATTCCTGCAACGGGTTCAGCTACAGCCGGGCAGGGAGGTCGTACGGCGCTTACCACGAGAGCGACGAGGGGACGGAGAGCTATCAGGACCTCTCCACAAAGAGAAAGTTCACTCATCATTCGGGATATGAAAGCAGCGAgacagaagggaggaggagtaggagggaAGAAGCCGGcgacgaggaggaggatgacatcGCTACCTTCATTGCCCAAACAAGGCAGAGGATCAGAGCTCGGGCCGCCGTCGAGGCCGAAGACGATGAGGTGCTGGCGGCTTGGAGGGCGCAGCAGGAAGCGAAATCACAGAGTAGAAGTGAATCTTAGAAGAAactactgatgctgctgctaTTTCAAAGATAGCTCTTTCTAAGTCACTGTTTAAATTCAAACAATTTGTTTCCCAAAAATGTTCAAAGGTTAAATATTATCTGAGGCTCATCCTGCAAAACACCTCGAATCTTTTGCAAACAAGTGTTAGGTGGATGAAGGACTTGTGTCATgcactattatatattattagtTAGGAGAATAAGCACTTGTGCCTATTCATCATGCATCAATATTTAATAAGATTTAAACTTTACGACTTTAAATAGAAGTAGTTCATTCCAAAATGTAAGTTTTGGTTGCACCACCGTtgaatgtaaaacacattaagaaCATATTTTCATAAAAGATGTGAAACTCCTGAAAAACGAATCAAATCCCATTTGTACTGttaattattttactatttcaataaatgtgataattgatgactcctgttttttttttgtttttgttcaataTTTTTGGATTTTCATCAGAACAGAGGCCGtgacaaacaactgaaaatCACATTCCAACACTAAATCACAGCGTACGAAACGTGGAACCTGACAAACTGAGGTATATTCATATCTTGTCTTCACAAACAGCTGCGTTGACATGCTACAGTATAAAGTTCTGCCACCATCTAGTGGACTTTGGGGGGGGTCGCGCTtgagattttaaaatgtattttcagaaataaaagGACGGTTTGTGATTCAATGATAATTCTTGAAGATCTGTTTCATCCACATGGAATATATAAAGAAAGATGAAGTATCATCATCTGCGTACTGTGTACTACAGTGAGACTGTAACACTCATTACAGCTTAGTGTGAAGCCGAACATAACTCAGCTGGATAAACCATCGTGGGAATGTTGATCTTCAAgctgaaagaagaggaagaaaagaataCCAGAAAAGTCAGCAAAACTTCATTTGTAAAGCACATTGTACTTAactcatatatacagtatatgtatgcATACGCATGTCTGtaaaattaattataaataataattgaaaaagggagaaagaaaacctTAAAGTGTATTATAACATGcacttttaataaaacattaaatgtggGTCCAGTTCTGCCAGTGGTGGAGAgtaatgtacatttactcagtcTCAAAGTAGTACTACTTAATTGTGTATTTccgatgaaaaaaagaaaatggtacTTTCTGATTTTGCTACTTTATTTTAAGTAAAGTAGGAGAGAGATCATACCTGAAAGATTAAAGTATTACAGACCCGAGGCTGAAAACGTGGCCTGAGGAATGACGTGTGCAGCATTAATGAAATCCTTTCTGGGTGAGTGTGAATGCTTTCACAACACGGACAAGTGGTTTGAAGCCGGGTGGGACGAATGCTACCTTTATTTCCTTCACTCTCTGCAACACGTTCCTCAAACTGAGCagtcacagagcagcttctGTCTTGTTTCCCACATCATGGCGAGCTGGTGGACGGCTGCAGACATGTTGGACAGTCTGGACCTGGAGGAAAACTCCATAGTGTCTCGGGTGATTCAGGCGGTCGGGCTGTTCGGAGATTGGTCATTGGAGGACACGATGGAGCCGATTCTGTCTGAAGTCACAAGAGGGGACGGGGCTGACGACACTGAAGGGGCTGCATCAGGTGAGGAGAAAGGGGTTCAAGAAGCAGAAGGGAAGCCGAtgggaaaggaaggaggagatcAACAAGACTGGAAAGATGCAAATCAGAGCAAAGagggaaaggaagaagaaaaagagcgAGAGGAAGAcgtggaggaagaagagaatgatgaaaaggagaaggaaaagcaggaggaagcaagagaagaggaagaagtgggGCAACAAAAAGAGGTACATGGGGGATGTgtagagaaagaaacaaagattgaacaggaagaagaagaggaagaggagaaagaaataaacaaaggtgaagtagaagaaaaaaaagacgaaaaggcagaaatgacaaagaaaggAAGTGAGTTAGAGGACGAGACAGGGGAGGAAAATgtagagaagaaagaggaagagacagaaggaagagaggaagagcaggtgCTGGAAAATAGGGTCGAAGAagagcaagaagaggaggacaagattgagagagaagaagaagaaaaggagaaggaggcagaCGAAGATGTAGGCAGTTTAAAAGAGGACGATGAGGAGGTTACGAACAAGcaagcagaggaagacaaagacagacaggatgaagaggaggtaGAGAATACCCAACAGAAGGACGTagtgggagaagaagaaaatgagctTATGAAAGAAGGAagtgaggatgatgaagaaagaagagggcaagacagggagagagaggaaggagaggtagaagaaaagcaggaagtGGGGGAATGTGAGGAGGAAGCAAAAGCTGGAGAGAAGGAGATAAagaccagagaggaagaagatgtaGTGagtggagaagaaaaggaggttATGCAGGAAGGAAGTAGAGATGAAAGAGTagaaagggaggagaaggaCCATGACGAAGAGGAGGTTGAAGAAAGAGCAGgtcagagggaggcagaggaagaagagatagaggaaaaagaagaaaaggaaatggaggtggagaaaggagaagaaaaccaacaacaacagattgatggaaaagaagaagaaaaggaggtggaagaagaagaagaagaagaagaacaacaacaacaacaacaacaacaacaacaacaacagcagattgatggaaaagaagaagaaaaggaggtggaagaagaagaagaagaagaagaagaagaagaagaacaacaacaacaacaacaacaacaacagcagattgatggaaaagaagaagaaaaggaggtggaagaagaagaagaagaagaagaagaagaacaacaacaacaacaacagcaacagattgatggaaaagaagaagaaaaggaggtggaagaagaagaagaagaagaagaacaacaacaacaacaacaacaacaacaacaacaacaacagattgatggaaaagaagaagaaaaggaggtggaaaaagaagaagaagaagaagaagaagaagaagaagaagaagaacaacaacaacaacaacaacaacaacaacaacaacagcagattgatagaaaagaagaagaaaaggaggtggaagaagaagaagaacaacaacaacagcaacagactgatggaaaagaagaagaaaaggaggtggaagaagaagaagaagaagaagaagaacaacaacaacaacaacagcagcagattgatggaaaagaagaagaaaaggaggtggaaaaagaagaagaagaagaagaacaacaacaacaacagattgatggaaaagaagaagaaaaggaggtggaaaaagaagaagaagaagaagaacaacaacaacaacagattgatggaaaagaagaagaaaaggaggtggaaaaagaagaagaacaacaacaacaacaacagcagcagcagattgatggaaaagaagaagaaaaggaggtggaaaaagaagaagaagaacaacaacaacaacaacagattgatggaaaagaagaagaaaaggaggtggaagaagaagaagaagaagaagaagaagaagaagaagaacaacaacaacaacagcaacagattgatggaaaagaagaagaaaaggaggtggaagaagaagaagaagaagaacaacaacaacaacaacaacaacaacaacagattgatggaaaagaagaagaaaaggaggtggaaaaagaagaagaagaagaagaagaagaagaagaagaagaagaagaagaacaacaacaacaacaacaacaacagattgatggaaaagaagaagaaaaggaggtggaaaaagaagaagaagaacaacaacaacaacaacaacagattgatggaaaagaagaagaaaaggaggtggaaaaagaagaagaagaagaacaacaacaacaacagattgatggaaaagaagaagaaaaggaggtggaaaaagaagaagaagaagaagaacaacaacagcagcagcagattgatggaaaagaagaagaaaaggaggtggaaaaagaagaagaagaagaacaacaacaacaacagattgatggaaaagaagaagaaaaggatgtggaagaagaagaagaagaagaacaacaacaacagattgatggaaaagaagaagaaaaggaggtggaagaagaagaagaagaagaagaacaacaacaacaacagcagatggatggaaaagaagaagcgatggaggaaaaagaagaaagggaggcggaggaagaagaagaacaacaggttggtggaaaagaagaagagacggAGGCCTTGgtaaacagagaagaaaatgcagaagaagaaaaagagcgGGAAGAGGAACCACGTGACGAGCCGGCCAACCAGCTCGATCAGTCAGCTTCATCACCTCTCCAGGACTCGCTGAGTCATGACGGtgcacagacaggaaatgaagctgggggagaagaagaagagagagccTCAGGCGCTGCCAGAAACCACAACGAGGACGTTTATCTCACATCAGCGAGCAGAGACAATGAGATGGAGGGAGCTGCGACTCAAACTGCCTCTCTGACAGACACAAATGTACCTCGTCTGAATCTGAGGGCTCCCACAGAGGAGCTGGACCTCCAGACTCCAGGACATCgaagtgaagcagcagaagtCCCAGACGTTCCACCTGAACTACAGACAGGTAACCGCAGCCTAGATTAGGTTCCTCTTCTTCACGGTGCACTCACGCTACACTGTAAGAAAACCTTAAGATTGGAGGGAATGGCGGACTCCCCCACTAACAATGGGAGCTGCCATATAGAGAGGAAATTACAGAATGTTAAAAGATTcaatggctgctgctgagaaaGACCATGAATGATATtaaaaaatggggtttgatttcaATGACAATCTCACAagttttaactttaaatgaaaaagttatACTTATTCTTCCACTAGTACAGGTTACAAAACTTGAACTTATGATTATAAGTTATTATTGAAGCTGAATGTCAGATCTAACCAAACTAATTACATCGAGTTAATGAGAAGAAATGAGATGTTTGCTGCTGTGAGTGCTTTAATTTCTAGCTGGAAGTTATACTCTTGTTGTTTTAGAGTTTGCGGTCCAGAAATGATCTTACATAACAGCAGCCGTGATTGGCTGGAACACAATTTCTCACAGAGGAGATCCAGGCCAGagagttcattcattcattaaaatctcattaaaatctcattaaaaTGCCACAAAGATGACACTCACTCAATTACCAAAAGCAAATGATAATGAAAGAACCTCCACGGAGCCAGTGAAGTCACTTCACGTCATGCTGTAACCTTTAAAGAGTATTTGAATGCAACACAAAGTCACAGATAATATTTCCACG
This genomic window from Enoplosus armatus isolate fEnoArm2 chromosome 24, fEnoArm2.hap1, whole genome shotgun sequence contains:
- the dusp27 gene encoding serine/threonine/tyrosine-interacting-like protein 2, encoding MASANESGERDDQTVPGGEEEEEEERSVRGIQSHYLRCPSPSFSMASESRFSVISGSDAASIFMEPIHLSSAIAAKKIINEELPPRGVRAESIPESMLETAEQLMVEDLYNRVKDMIDDRSPYNTPCVLDIQRTMVQDRLEAPINPVDEVWPNIFIAEKSVAVNKARLKRMGITHILNTAHGTGVYTGESFYAGMNIQYMGIEVDDFADADISVHFRPTAEFLDEALLTHKGKVLVVSMMGISRSAVLVASYLMIFQHMSIMEALTSMRKKRAINPNEGFLKQLRELNENLMEERDDDDDTLSQCSVIDARTRACIFGEGGDDDDTDKEEEQSMIEVKAHSIMMEEEEDGESVMSSVASSAAAAALRSGLIGAQNGLDHQGPTHIQEEVVLPEQEAREDGDDEAGLDSMIREWQRRNEKYQNDDWWEAQLNSDGEDEESLAEGRPKKTKEGVDADVESVTSEDVRAVKERLKRRNRRLPSDAMSTSSCTSYSDLWKQRLREIEEQAAARYHKKEGDEGSESTATEGGGGGKKKIDVEVESILSDTSSMYNFCQKNKEKMSPLERWRIKRIQFGWNKKDREDGEKSSVGDGEKGDGEGEAKTPSFQDVNLTAYQSWKLRQQKRFGEENTDEILELSRGEDSATIKRRQRREEILERSKKNLEESQSMCGWETESCISGGTIPLSAFWAGAGVTGPPSAANDDNMSMLSGRSSVISSVSQARSTRSAHSAVPVNPMTPVPPILPVPTVQGPGGEPMVNLASIQNWIANVVSETIKQKQSEMSLPPPSRAGSELSFGGATSVISGRGMDDDKASLLSGASYSSALPQGRGRPASVLSGGGSSGISGVTGRGSALGSTLGSTLGSKKNKITTTSVPLFSLFQDQVNMGKLDAMDKEIKSEMRGKMATYEKKKILEDNKRSTLYKKKKPKEDEDEEEERKKKEEEFLEEAKKKEKPTRSYGLSGCLNLKPALEKDKNTSIDDWLKSVRPPPRKAASGAEAGPSEDPYDDLDASASEFDFSSRRASYAADEEDEDTHGVTSRYRSRLHEDLSGEDAEYSCNGFSYSRAGRSYGAYHESDEGTESYQDLSTKRKFTHHSGYESSETEGRRSRREEAGDEEEDDIATFIAQTRQRIRARAAVEAEDDEVLAAWRAQQEAKSQSRSES